A single Oryzias melastigma strain HK-1 linkage group LG24, ASM292280v2, whole genome shotgun sequence DNA region contains:
- the hmgn3 gene encoding high mobility group nucleosome-binding domain-containing protein 3 isoform X2 yields MPKRKSPEAPEGKEASKVTKQEKPAPPKPEAKPKKNIVKKVADEKGAKPKKGGAKGKKEDGPAQNGETKTNEIYVSRPSVSVSSIRSMAPSLMSVRGQSETVRVNGN; encoded by the exons TCCCCAGAAGCTCCAGAGGGCAAGGAAGCCTCTAAAGTCACGAAACAAGAG aagCCTGCTCCACCCAAACCTGAAGCCAAACCCAAGAAGAACATCGTTAAG AAGGTGGCAGATGAAAAGGGGGCGAAGCCAAAGAAAGGAGGCGCCAAGGGGAAGAAGGAGGACGGTCCCGCCCAGAACGGAGAGACCAAGACCAATGAG ATCTACGTGTCTCGCCCGTCTGTCAgtgtgtcctccatcagaagCATGGCTCCTTCCCTGATGTCAGTGAGAGGGCAGAGTGAAACAGTCAGAGTTAACG GAAACTGA
- the hmgn3 gene encoding high mobility group nucleosome-binding domain-containing protein 3 isoform X1, producing the protein MPKRKSPEAPEGKEASKVTKQEPTRRSERLSAKPAPPKPEAKPKKNIVKKVADEKGAKPKKGGAKGKKEDGPAQNGETKTNEIYVSRPSVSVSSIRSMAPSLMSVRGQSETVRVNGN; encoded by the exons TCCCCAGAAGCTCCAGAGGGCAAGGAAGCCTCTAAAGTCACGAAACAAGAG CCAACCAGAAGGTCAGAGAGATTGTCGGCG aagCCTGCTCCACCCAAACCTGAAGCCAAACCCAAGAAGAACATCGTTAAG AAGGTGGCAGATGAAAAGGGGGCGAAGCCAAAGAAAGGAGGCGCCAAGGGGAAGAAGGAGGACGGTCCCGCCCAGAACGGAGAGACCAAGACCAATGAG ATCTACGTGTCTCGCCCGTCTGTCAgtgtgtcctccatcagaagCATGGCTCCTTCCCTGATGTCAGTGAGAGGGCAGAGTGAAACAGTCAGAGTTAACG GAAACTGA
- the hmgn3 gene encoding high mobility group nucleosome-binding domain-containing protein 3 isoform X3 — protein sequence MPKRKSPEAPEGKEASKVTKQEPTRRSERLSAKPAPPKPEAKPKKNIVKKVADEKGAKPKKGGAKGKKEDGPAQNGETKTNEETEAAEEAPEEKA from the exons TCCCCAGAAGCTCCAGAGGGCAAGGAAGCCTCTAAAGTCACGAAACAAGAG CCAACCAGAAGGTCAGAGAGATTGTCGGCG aagCCTGCTCCACCCAAACCTGAAGCCAAACCCAAGAAGAACATCGTTAAG AAGGTGGCAGATGAAAAGGGGGCGAAGCCAAAGAAAGGAGGCGCCAAGGGGAAGAAGGAGGACGGTCCCGCCCAGAACGGAGAGACCAAGACCAATGAG GAAACTGAAGCAGCAGAGGAGGCCCCTGAAGAGAAGGCATAG